The DNA region GGGATGTCCACCCCCCCAGACGCGCCGCTCGCCCTGATCGGTTACTCCCCCGCCGCCGCCCGCGCCCTTAGAACGGCGGGTCTGATCGCCGTCGGCGTCCCGGACGAGAACCTGGGCGCGGTCATGGGCGCGTGCCGCACCCTGCGATTTTCGGGGGCGCTCGTGCACGAGTCGCGGGAGGTGGCGACCGCCGGGGTGGTGGACCCCGACGCGAGTGCGCGGCGGGCGGGGCGGGTGGACGCAGCCGCCTTCACCGCCGGGGGCGCCCAGGGCACCTACGCCCTCGCCGACGCCCTCACGGACGCGGTGGAGGCGAGCGGCTACGCGGCGCGCGGCGCGGGCGCCCTGCTGCTGGGCTCCGGGGGTGAACTCGCCCGCGCCCTGCCCCTCATGCGGCTCGGCTTCACCTCCGTCGGCATCGCCGCCGACAGCGTGCCCGACGCCGAGCGGTTCGTGCGCGACCTCCCCGCCGGTCTGCGTGCCTTCCCCGTCAGCCGCTTCGACCCCGCCCTGGCCTCCCTCGCCGAGCGCGCCGACCTGATCGTCCTCACGGGCGGCACCCTGCCTCCAGGCCTCCTCCAGCCGTACCACACCCTCGCCGACCTCACGGGGCGCGTGACCCCTGGGGCGAGCGGCGCGGCCACCCTCAACCTCGGCCTCCTGCCCTCCCTGCGCCTCGCCCGCCAGCTCCTGCACGCGACCGGGCAGCGGTATCGCCCCGAGGACCTGACGGAACTCGCGGGCGGGCTGGCCTGAGGGAGGCGGAGGGCAGAGGGCAAAAGGCCCCCCTCCCGCCTTTGACCATCTGCCTTCTACTGTGTGCTTCTCGGGTCCAGCACGTCCCGCAGGCCGTCGCCGAGCAGGTTGAAGCCCAGCACGGTGAGGAAGATGGCGAGGCCGGGGAAGACCATCGTCCACGGCGCATCGACGTAATACTGGCGCGAGTCGCTGATCATGGTGCCCCACTCTGGCAGGGGCGGCTGCGCGCCGATGCCCAGGAAGCCCAGCGCCGCCACCTCGATGGTCGCGGTGGCGATGCTCAAAGCACCCTGCACGATCAAGGGCGAGAGGCTGTTGGGCAGCACGTGCCGGAAGATCATCCGCCCCTGGGTGGCTCCCAGCGCCCCCGCCGCCTGCACGAACTCGCGCTCGCGCACGCTGAGCACGACCGCGCGGGCGAGGCGCACGTACACGGGCACCTGCACGAGCGACACGGCGAGCATCGCGGTCACGAGCTGCGGGCTGTTCAGCGCGAAGAGGCGGTCGAGCGCCCCGATCAGCAGCGGCGGGTTGTCGCTGGAGAAGATGGAGGCGAAGCCGATGGCGAGCAGGATGCTCGGGAAGGCCAGCATCACGTCCGAGAAGTAGCCCACCACCGTGTCGAACCACCCGCCGAAGTACCCCGCCAGCACCCCGAGCAAGGTGCCCACGATCAGCGCGAGGACCGTGCTCACCACGCCGACCTTGAGGCTGAGTTGCGCCCCGTGCAGGACACGCGTGGCGACGCTGCGCCCCAGGTTGTCCGTGCCGAAGGGGGCGGCCCAGACGTTCACCACCCCGGTCACCGGGTCGCGGTATTCCTCCGCCACCTCCGGATTCCACAGCGCGGCCACCGAGGGCGGCTTGAGGTTGAGGCGGTAGTTGCGGTCGGTGGTGGGGTCGTAGGGGTCGATGACCGGCGCGAGCAGGGCCAGCAGCGCGAACACGGCGACGATCACCGCTCCGACCTTGCCGGGCGTAGATTTCCGGAAGCGCCGCCAGAAGATGCTGGGCTGACGCTTGCGCGCGGTCTGGGGAGGGGAGAGGGTGGTCATGGGCTACCTCGGTGAGTGGTGAGTGGACAGTGGTGAGTGGGGAAAGAGGGCAGAGGCAGCCGCGAAAGCCGTAGCCTCCACTGACTACTCACCACTTCCCACTTACCGGTATTGAATCCTCGGGTCCAGCGCCGCGTAGCTCAGGTCCACGATCAGGTTCACCACGCTCACGACCAGGGCGGCGAAGATCACCCCGCCCTGGATCACCGGGTAGTCGCGCTGGCTGATCGCGTCGTACACCCACGACCCCAGACCCGGCCACGAGAAGATCGTCTCGGTGAGCACCGCGCCGCCGAGGAGTGCGCCCGCCTGGAGGCCGATCACGGTGACGACGGGCAGCAGGGCGTTTCTCAAGGCGTGCTTGAGGGTGACGGTCCGTCCGGCGAGCCCCTTGGCGCGGGCGGTGCGCACGTAGTCCTGCCCCAGCACCTCCAGCAGACTGGAGCGGGTAATGCGCGCGATGATGGCGAGCGGAATGGAGCCGAGGGCGATGGCGGGCAGGATCAGGTGCCGGATGGCGTCCCACGCGGCGGCAGGCTGGCCCCGCAAGATTGCGTCGAGGACGTAGAAGCCGGTGATGGGCTCCAGCACGGTGTCGTTGCCGAGCCGCGCGCTGGGGGGCAGCCACCCCAGCCGCACCCCGAAGAAGTACGCGAGGAGCAGCCCCAGCCAGAAGATCGGCATACTGATGCCGACGAGGCTGATCGTGGTGGCGAGGTTGTCCCAGATGCTGTTGCGCCGCAACGCCGCGATGATCCCGGCAGGCAGGCCGATGATCAGGGCGAAGAGCAGGGCCGCGATGGCGAGTTCGGCGGTGGCGGGAAAGCGGGCGGCGAGCTCATTGCGCACCGGGATGTTGCTCTTGAGGCCGCTCCCGAGATTGCCCTGCACGAGTTGTCCCACGTACTTGGGGAACTGGGCGTCGAGCAGGTTCGCGGGATCGCGGTAGTTGATGAACCAGGGCTTGTTGAGGCCAAGCTGCTCACGCAGGGCGGCGCTGGCCTGGGGGGTGGCGCGCTCGCCGAGGAGGGCGGTGGCGGGGTCGCCGGGAATCGAGCGCACGAACGCGAAGACCACGACGCTGATGCCGACGATCACCAGCAGGGTCCGCAGCACGCGGCGGATCAGGTAACTGCCCAAGGGAGGTGACTCCTCTACTGTGGAGATGGGGGACGGGGCGGGCCTCTGTGCTGCCCGCCCCGCCCCCGACGTTTGCCTCGTTTACCGCTTGCCGACCACGCTGATGGAGTTGAAGGGTTCGCTGCCGAGCGGGCTGGGCACCCATCCCTTGACGTAGGTGCGCGCGGCGGCGAGCGGCTGGCTGTGGACCACCGGGATGCGGTAGTTCGCGTTGTAGGTGATCTCGTGGATCTGGGAGTAGATCTTCGCCTTATCGGCCTGCGATACGGCGGCGCGGCCCTGTTCGAGCAGGCGCTGGAGCTGCGGCGGGTTCCAGTTGATGTCGTCCGAGGCGGTCGCCCCGTAGTAGGCACTGTAGAAGTTGTCGGGGTCGCCGTAGTCCCCGGTCCAGCCGATCATGTACATGTCGAAACCGGGTTCCTTGTTGCGGTCGTCGAGGTACTTGGCCCAGTCCTCGGTCTTGAGGTTCACCTTGATCCCGATGGCGCTCAGGTCGGCGGCGATGGCCTCGGCGATGGGCTTGGGGCTGGGGAAGTACGGGCGGCTGACCGGCATGTACCACAGGTCGATGGAGAGGCCGTTGGGGTAGCCCGCCTCCGCGAGCATCCGCTTGGCGGCCTGCGGGTCGAATTTGTAGTCGGCGGGCACGCTCTTCGAGTTCGCCCAGCCCAGCACGGGCGGCAGGAACGAGGCGTTGCTGACACCCAGCCCCGGCCAGAAGGCCTCCACGATGGCGTCCTTGTTGATCGCCATGGAGATCGCCTGCCGCACCTTGTCGTTCTTGAGGTACTGGTTGCGGTTGTTCAGGCTCACGAAGCCCACGTTGAAGGAGGGCCGCTTGACCGCCACGAGGTTGCGGTCGGCCTGCACGTTCTTGAGGGCCTCGGGCGTCAGGTCGTTGGCGAAGTCGATGGTGCCCGCCTTCAGCTCGTTGAGCCGCTGAGAGGGGTCCTTGATCGCCCGAATGACGAGCTGGTCCACCTTGGGCTTCTCGCCCCAGTACAGCTTGTTGGGGAGCAGGGTCACCCGGTCGCCCGTGCGCCAGCTCTGGAAGATGAAGGGGCCCGTGCCAACCGGCTTGCTCGCGGGCGTGCCGTACTTCGCGCCGTCCTTGCGGATCGCGGTGGGGCTGGCGATGCCGAAGTACCCAGCGGCCATCACGTTCGGGAACACGCTGGAGGGCTTGTTCAGGTCGAAGCGCACCGTGTTGTCGTTGACCTTCACGATGTTCTTGATGACGGCGGTGGGGTCGCCCTTGTACCCACCCAGCAGCTCGCCCACGATCTCGAAGGTGCGGCCCTGGTCACGGAAGCCGTAGGGGTGCTTGGGGTCCCACCAGCGGCTCACGTTGAAGACGACGGCGTCCGCGTTCATCGGCGTACCGTCGTGGAAGCGCACGTTCGGGCGCAGGGTGAAAGTCCACTGGGTCGCATTCGGGTTGCTCTTCCAGCTCGTCGCCAGGCCGGGGGCGAGGTCGGTGGTGCCGTCCTTGAAGTCCACCAGCGTGTCGTAGATCTGACGCTGCACCAGGATGCTGATGCCGTCGGTGATGTTGCCGGGCTCCAGGCTCACGGGGTCACCGTTCGCGCCGAAGACGAGGGTCGCCGCCCCCGCCGAGGGCAGGGTGGCGAGCAGGGCGGTCAGAAGCACTTTCTTCATGAAGCCTCCAGGGGCCGCCGCACGTCCGCGCCGGATCGTCAGGGGTCGGCGGCGTTCGGACGTGAGGGGTGGGTAAAGGGCCAGCGTGGGTCCAGGGTAGGGGCCCCCCCGAACCGTGTCAAGGCGGAGCCTTCCTCTTACGGCTGCGGGGTCAGGTCCCCGAGCGCCGCGCTCGTCCGCCCCGGCCCCAGGGTGGCCGAGCCCTCGGCGCGCGGCTCGTTCGCCTCCCCGTACACGCCGTTGTCGTCCCGGTCGCGCCCGCCCACGACCCGGAAGGTGCCGTCCGGCAGGAACGCGCTGAAGCGGCCCAGCGGGTCGAGGGCGGGCTGGAAGGCGTTCCCCCGCGCGTCCTGCACCCGCACGCCGAGCGTGTCGCTCACCGCCGGGGCGCCCAGGGCCGCCGCCGCGTTGATCATGCCGAAGCCGAATTGATCGTCCCGGCCCGGGGCGCCGAGGTCGGTCGCCGTCGCCTCCAGCCGGGCGAGGGTGTCCTCGCGCCCGGTCGTGACCCCCTTGCTCAGCAGCAGCGCGGCGAGGGCGCTGACCTGGGGAGCGGCCTGGCTCGTGCCCGACTCGGCGAGGTAGGTGGGCTGGTCTTTGGCATAGTCCCACTCGGTCGAGAAGATCAGGTCGGGGAAGGGCTGGCCGTTCAGGGTGCCGCCGCCGAAGAAGGTGGCGTCCTGGGGGTTTACTCCCCCCGGCGCGGCGAGGGCGACCTGCGGGTAGACGCTACTGTAGGAGGCCCGAACAGGGGCGCTCGCCCCCGAGAGGGTCACGCTGCCGACGGCCACCGCCCCCTCGCAGGCGGCGGGGTAGAAGGGCCTCGTCCCGGAGCCGTTCCCCGCCGCCGCGACCACCAGCGCGCCCGCCCGCGCCGCGTCGGCCACCGCGTCGCACAGGGGTTGGGCCGTCTCCGCGTCCACGTCGCCCCCCAGGCTGAGGTTGACGACCTGTGCCGGGTGGGGGTTGGTGAACGCCTTGCCCTCCAGCGTGACGGGAAGACCCGCCGCGTAGCGCACGGCGAGGGCCACGTCCGCGATCTCGGCGTCCCCCTGCGCGTCGATGGCGCGCACGGGCAGAACCCGGACGGGCGCCCGGTACGCCGCTCCCACCACCCCGCTCGTGCTGCACTCCGGGCACGCCTGCCGAATCTCGCCCCAGCGCGCCGCGATGATGCCGCTGACGTGGGTGCCGTGGCTCCCCCCGGTGCGGCCCGGCGTGTCGGGGTCGGTCGGGTCGAGGTCGGGGCCGTCCCCGTCCCCGTTGTCGTAGCCGGACACGTCCGTTCCCGCCGCCCGGAAGCCCAGCACGTCGAGCGCCCCGTCCCCCGGCCCGTACAGTTGCCCCTCCAGGTCGGGGTGGTCGTAGCGCACGCCCGAGTCCACCACGGCGACCGTGACGGGCCGGGTGTACGCGCCCCCCTCCATGTCCCGCCACACGCTCCCGTAGCCGAGCAGCCTGTACGCCCATTGCAGCCCGGCGTAACTGTCGGTGGGCACGACCGGCGCGGCGAGCCCCTGCGCCCGCAGCACGGCGTTGGGCACGGCGTACTCGACGTTCGGGTCGGCCCGCAGCGTCCGCAGCGCGGCTTCCACGTCCCCCGTCTCCAGCCGCACCGCCCGCCCGCCGAGGTCGCGTCTCTCGGCGGCGGGCACGTTCAACCGCGCCAGGGCTCCGCGCGTGCGCTCCTGCGCCGCCTCGCCCAGCCTGACCGCCGGAACGTCGCGTCCCAGGGCGACCGACTGCGCCGCCGCCGAGCGGTACTTGACGATGACGCCGCGCGCCTCCGGGGCCGGGGCCGGGGTCGTCGCCGCCCGCGTGCCCACGTCCGCCCCCTGAACTTTCGCCGCGTCCACCACACGTCCGGTCAGGGTGTACTGGTCGGCGGTGACCGTCCAGGTCGTTCGCCCGCTCTCCGCGCCGTGCTGCCAGACGACCGTGATCTGACCGCTGAGCGTCGCCTGATCGGCCGCCGCCCGCGTGCCCCGCGCCCGGTCCGCCGTGACGGTCAGCCGCACGTCACCCGTTCCCCCCAGGGGCGAGACGGTCAGCCAGGCGGGAAGACTGGCTTCCTCCACGCTCCAAGTCCCCGCAAAGGTCTGGACCGCCGGGAGGCTCAGCCGCGCGCCGAGGTCGACCGTTCGCGGGGGAACGGTGGTGGGCGTCTGGCTGCACGCGGACAGCAGGAGGGCGGCGGTGAGGGGACCGAGGAGACGTTTCATGCGTGCCCCAGGATGCCGCAGCGGGGCGGGCAGTGTGTGAAGACGGGCCGGGCCCCACAATGGGGGCGTGCCCAGCGGACGTGTTCACAACCTCATCAACATCGCCGCCTACAGCGTTCTCGCCGCCGGGGTGCTCGTCGCCTCCCGGGCGGGGCTCGTCACCGTGACGCCCGTGCAGGCGCTGAACTTCACCCTGGGGTTCGCGGCGGGCACCTTCCTCCTCTCGCCCGACCTCGACCTCGCGGAAGGGCGGGTGGACAGCAAGCGCCACTGGGGCCTGCTCGGCGCCCTGTGGGTGCCCTACGGCATGATCTTCAGCCACCGGGGCCTCTCGCACACCTGGGTCGTCGGGCCGCTGACCCGCCTCGCCTACGTCGCCGTGATCGTCGCCCTCGTGGTCGGCCTCCTGCGGACGTTCGTGCCCGACGTGCCCCTGCCGGGCATCCCCGAGCCTATC from Deinococcus aetherius includes:
- a CDS encoding shikimate dehydrogenase, which translates into the protein MSTPPDAPLALIGYSPAAARALRTAGLIAVGVPDENLGAVMGACRTLRFSGALVHESREVATAGVVDPDASARRAGRVDAAAFTAGGAQGTYALADALTDAVEASGYAARGAGALLLGSGGELARALPLMRLGFTSVGIAADSVPDAERFVRDLPAGLRAFPVSRFDPALASLAERADLIVLTGGTLPPGLLQPYHTLADLTGRVTPGASGAATLNLGLLPSLRLARQLLHATGQRYRPEDLTELAGGLA
- a CDS encoding ABC transporter permease, whose product is MTTLSPPQTARKRQPSIFWRRFRKSTPGKVGAVIVAVFALLALLAPVIDPYDPTTDRNYRLNLKPPSVAALWNPEVAEEYRDPVTGVVNVWAAPFGTDNLGRSVATRVLHGAQLSLKVGVVSTVLALIVGTLLGVLAGYFGGWFDTVVGYFSDVMLAFPSILLAIGFASIFSSDNPPLLIGALDRLFALNSPQLVTAMLAVSLVQVPVYVRLARAVVLSVREREFVQAAGALGATQGRMIFRHVLPNSLSPLIVQGALSIATATIEVAALGFLGIGAQPPLPEWGTMISDSRQYYVDAPWTMVFPGLAIFLTVLGFNLLGDGLRDVLDPRSTQ
- a CDS encoding ABC transporter permease, producing MGSYLIRRVLRTLLVIVGISVVVFAFVRSIPGDPATALLGERATPQASAALREQLGLNKPWFINYRDPANLLDAQFPKYVGQLVQGNLGSGLKSNIPVRNELAARFPATAELAIAALLFALIIGLPAGIIAALRRNSIWDNLATTISLVGISMPIFWLGLLLAYFFGVRLGWLPPSARLGNDTVLEPITGFYVLDAILRGQPAAAWDAIRHLILPAIALGSIPLAIIARITRSSLLEVLGQDYVRTARAKGLAGRTVTLKHALRNALLPVVTVIGLQAGALLGGAVLTETIFSWPGLGSWVYDAISQRDYPVIQGGVIFAALVVSVVNLIVDLSYAALDPRIQYR
- a CDS encoding ABC transporter substrate-binding protein — its product is MKKVLLTALLATLPSAGAATLVFGANGDPVSLEPGNITDGISILVQRQIYDTLVDFKDGTTDLAPGLATSWKSNPNATQWTFTLRPNVRFHDGTPMNADAVVFNVSRWWDPKHPYGFRDQGRTFEIVGELLGGYKGDPTAVIKNIVKVNDNTVRFDLNKPSSVFPNVMAAGYFGIASPTAIRKDGAKYGTPASKPVGTGPFIFQSWRTGDRVTLLPNKLYWGEKPKVDQLVIRAIKDPSQRLNELKAGTIDFANDLTPEALKNVQADRNLVAVKRPSFNVGFVSLNNRNQYLKNDKVRQAISMAINKDAIVEAFWPGLGVSNASFLPPVLGWANSKSVPADYKFDPQAAKRMLAEAGYPNGLSIDLWYMPVSRPYFPSPKPIAEAIAADLSAIGIKVNLKTEDWAKYLDDRNKEPGFDMYMIGWTGDYGDPDNFYSAYYGATASDDINWNPPQLQRLLEQGRAAVSQADKAKIYSQIHEITYNANYRIPVVHSQPLAAARTYVKGWVPSPLGSEPFNSISVVGKR
- a CDS encoding S8 family serine peptidase encodes the protein MKRLLGPLTAALLLSACSQTPTTVPPRTVDLGARLSLPAVQTFAGTWSVEEASLPAWLTVSPLGGTGDVRLTVTADRARGTRAAADQATLSGQITVVWQHGAESGRTTWTVTADQYTLTGRVVDAAKVQGADVGTRAATTPAPAPEARGVIVKYRSAAAQSVALGRDVPAVRLGEAAQERTRGALARLNVPAAERRDLGGRAVRLETGDVEAALRTLRADPNVEYAVPNAVLRAQGLAAPVVPTDSYAGLQWAYRLLGYGSVWRDMEGGAYTRPVTVAVVDSGVRYDHPDLEGQLYGPGDGALDVLGFRAAGTDVSGYDNGDGDGPDLDPTDPDTPGRTGGSHGTHVSGIIAARWGEIRQACPECSTSGVVGAAYRAPVRVLPVRAIDAQGDAEIADVALAVRYAAGLPVTLEGKAFTNPHPAQVVNLSLGGDVDAETAQPLCDAVADAARAGALVVAAAGNGSGTRPFYPAACEGAVAVGSVTLSGASAPVRASYSSVYPQVALAAPGGVNPQDATFFGGGTLNGQPFPDLIFSTEWDYAKDQPTYLAESGTSQAAPQVSALAALLLSKGVTTGREDTLARLEATATDLGAPGRDDQFGFGMINAAAALGAPAVSDTLGVRVQDARGNAFQPALDPLGRFSAFLPDGTFRVVGGRDRDDNGVYGEANEPRAEGSATLGPGRTSAALGDLTPQP
- a CDS encoding metal-binding protein: MPSGRVHNLINIAAYSVLAAGVLVASRAGLVTVTPVQALNFTLGFAAGTFLLSPDLDLAEGRVDSKRHWGLLGALWVPYGMIFSHRGLSHTWVVGPLTRLAYVAVIVALVVGLLRTFVPDVPLPGIPEPISLKFLVPVLLGYYLSQWLHLVADGVRPDHGMRRGMRKLGR